In Thermogemmata fonticola, the genomic stretch CGGCGCTATCCCCGTCATCTTCCAATCCTACGGCTTGACCAGCTTGCCGGAGGACCAACTCCTGGAGGCGTATCGCCAACTGGCGCAGGTGTGCGACCAGTATCTGGCCTTCGAGCTGGGACCCGTGTTCGCGCCGTTTGGCAAAATCTATTCCCTGGAGGTGTTCCGCGAGCTGATGGGTATTCCCCAGTGCCGCGGGGCGAAACATTCGTCTTTGAGCCGCTCGCTGGAATGGCAGCGCTTGCAGGTGCGCAACCAGGTCCGCCCCGACTTCCGCATCTACACCGGCAACGACTGGGGGATCGACATGGTCATGTACGGCAGCGATTACCTGCTGGGGCTGAGCACCTGCGCTCCGGACCTGTTCGCCCGCCGCGATCGTTACTGGCGGGACGGCGACCCTGCCTTTTACGAACTCAACGACCGCTTGCAGTATCTTGGCTGGTTTGTCTTCCGCCCGCCGGTGCCTGCGTATAAACATTCCGCTGCCATGTTCCTGAAAATTCGCGGCTGGATTCCCTGCGATGCCACCCATCCCCGCAGTCCCACCCGCCCGGATTCCGACCGGGACGTTTTGCGGGACATCGCCCAGCTTCTGGGTTGCTGAACTCAGCGGAACCTCTCCCAGCTTCACGGCTGTTGCCTATCCGGTAGTTGCCTCCCGGCAGTTGTTTACCCGGTAGTTGCCTTGACGGCGGTGGGCACCGCTCGGCGGCTGAGGGACGCGACCTTTTGGAACAGCCCGCCCTTTCTGCGGTCCTTTGGCGCAGTCTGCCCTTTCTGCGGAATCTGTCAGAAAAATGCCCGATGTCGCTGGAGGGGGGAACGTCGGGAGGGGAAAAGGAACTTCAGGACTGGCGCGTGAGGCGCAGGCCGATGGGGAGCGAATCGCCGAAGAGGCGGGAGGAGTCCTCGCGGGCTTGCGTGGCCACCTCTTCGACCATGCGGAGCCAAGCGGCTGGGGCTTGCTGCTGGCGGAGGGTCTCCAGGACGCGCCGCCGGAGGGTTTCCTCCAGATCGAGTGCTCGGATGCCGCTGCGGCGGGCGAGATGGGTCAGGCAGAAGAGCCATTGATGCCGCTGCTGCTCATCAGGGGGTGTGAAGCCGAGTAGGGTTTCGACCCAGCGGCTAGCGCTTTCCGGATGGACGACGGTGTTGAGCGGGCCGTACAGCAGGACGCGCGCACCCAGGCGGGTCAGGGACCAGAAGAGGTAGGGGGGAAGGGGCGTCTTTTTCAGATCGCGCAGGAGTTGTTCCGCCAGTTGCTCTTTGGTGCGGGGGTCGAGACGTTCCAGAGCAGCGGCGGCACGCCACATTTCGATGTATTCATTGGCGGCGGGGCGGGAGAAGGCCTTGCCTTTCTGCGGCAGCAGGATAGGACGCAGGCGGGAGAAGAGTTGCTGCTGCAGCGCCGTGTTGAGGCCGCCGGCCACTCGGCGCCACATGATCCAGTATTCCGCACCGCCTTCACCCACGGCGGCCTTGTTACTGGTGGGTCCGGCGCTGGCCGCCGACATGATCAGCTTCCAGAGCGACTCCACGCGGTAGCGATCCAGCGGGTCGCCGAAGCCGGGGCGCAGGACAAACCCGCTCAGGTTGTACCAGCGGGCGAGATGGGCGGGGGACTTGCTCCGCCCTGCTGCATGGGCTTCCAGGGCGTCCCAGAGGCGGCGGCAGACCGTGGTGGGCCAGTCGCTGCGCGGGCTCTCGAGCACCTCTTCCAACTGGCGGGTCAATTCCTGGGCCGTCGGCGTGGGCGCAGGAGAAGGGCGAGCCGCCGCTTCCGCACTGGCCGAGGACGAACTCCCGGAAGCGAAGACTTGGGCAATCAGCGTCTGCGCCGCCTGGATTTTCTCTTCAGGGAAAACATCCACCAGGCGTGCCGCCCCGGCGACGTCTTCGGTCTCGGCCTCTTTACCCGGCGGTTGCAGCACTTCCCGCAGGTTAAACTCCAGACGCCAGCGATTCCCTTCGCGGGATTCGCAGAACAGTTCAAGGGTGCCGATCTCAGTACAGCGGGCCGCTAGGGTGACTGGCACCCGTTTGACACCGGCACGTTTGCCGCCGCGCAACAGGGTATGCAGAGGAGGCAAAGGGAGCAGGGCGCTGGGGGGCAAGCGCAGGAGCTGGCCAGGCTGGTCCTCGCCCCGCACCGTCGAACTGTAGAGGGGAAACAGCACCGGCTGGCCCAGGGTCAATTCCAGCACCGGCTGGGGAATGCGGATTTCCGTCCCTTCTTCCATCCGCCGCGGGACGACGCAGAGCACCGGGATGCTGTCCGGTTCGGCGGGGGAAGCATTGGGGGAAGCCGGGGGAGTAGCTTCGCTGGGGGTGGCTTGCGCGGGGGGGGAAACGCTTGCCGAAGCCGAAGCGGGCCACTCTGGGACGGACCCCTCGGCATTCAGCGCTGTTGAGTCCGTATCGGGGCGTGCGGAGCCGCCAGGCGATTTTGGGGAAGAGGAGGGAGCGGCAGGGGCTAAGTCTTCGGTGGCGATCTGGATGTAGTAGGAGCGGGGAATGCCCCCCCCGATGCGCCGCCCCCCGGTCGCTTTGAGCCAAGCGAAGTAGGCGGCCCCCCAGGCCACGGCCAGGTCCAGGGAGGGACTGGTCAGGACCAGCGGCTGCCAGGGTTGCCCGGCGGTGGCGAACCAACTCTGGAGCACTTCCAGGAGGCGCTGGCGGACGCTCGCCGGCTGGAAGACGCCGCCGTTGAACAGGATGGCATCCGGGCGGGTGTCTGGAGGCAGATGCCGCCGCAAAAAAGCGGCCAGGTGGCGGGTGATCCCCGGATCGCTGACATAAGGCAGTCCCATCTCCTGGAGACCCAAGTGGTCGTTCCCCTGCTGCGGTTCGGCCTGGAAGGGGACGTGGGGGAAGAAACCCTCGAAGAGGAATTGCCGCACCTGCTGGGGTTGCAGGGTCAGGGAGAGGGAGCCGCCGACCACGGTCCGGCCTCGTCCCATGACGGTGACGGGATATTGGGGCGGAGGCGGGTCAGCCAGCAGGGCCTCCTTGGCCAGCCGGCACGCCTGAACCAAAGCGCCAAAGCGTGCGCTGTCGAGACGCCCGCCCGGCAGGTGCGGCTCCCATTGTTTTTCCACCCAGCGGGCCAGGGCGAGGTCCATGTTATCCCCGCCGAGCAAGAGGTGATCGCCGACGGCTTCCCGGACAAAGGCGGCCTCCCCGTGCTCTTCCTCCACGCGGATCAGGGTGAAGTCGGTGGTTCCACCGCCGACATCGACGACCAGGCAGCGCATTCCCGGCCGCAACTGGGCAGCTTCCGCCGGAGCATGGGTGCCCAGCCAGGCGTAGAAGGCGGCTTGCGGTTCCTCCAGCAAGGTCACTTGCTGCAAGCCGGCGTGCCGGGCCGCTTCCGCGGTCAAGTTGCGGGCCACATCGTCGAACGAAGCCGGGACGGTGATAACTACCCGCTGCTCTTCCAGGCGTTCTTCGGGACTGCGCTGCGGTTGGCTGTTCCAGGCGTGCACCAGGTGGCGCAGGTAGCGGGCGGATGCCTCCAGGGGAGACAGACGCGGCACATCAGCAGGTGCGCCCCACGGCAAAAGCGGAGCGGTGCGATCCACCCCCGCATGGCAGAGCCACGATTTCGCGCTGGACACCTGCCGGCCGGGCACCTTGGCTCCGTGGTCGCGGGCGAAAACCCCCACCACCTCCGCGGCCCCTTTCTCCCAGGGGACATCCAAAGCTCCGGGCGGGAACTCCGTGGCGGCAGGCAGATACAGGAAAGAGGGGAGCAAAGGGCGCGCGGCCACCTCTCCCGGTGCCACCACTTGCGGGATCGGGAAGGTGTGCAACTTCGGCCCGCCAGGCGAGCGCTCCCGGCTGTCCACATAGGCAACCGCTATGTTCGTCGTGCCCAAATCGATACCGACATGATACCGTGCCATAGCCGTGGGGTGACTCCTATATCTACAAATCGCCGGGTGTTCCTTCCCGCCAGACTGCACCGTCCGGGGCTTGATACTGATGGCTGGTGTACAAGCAGCCCGCCCGCCTCTGGAAGAATCCGCCTCCCGTGCTACTGCTGTTTTAGGATGGGACATTGGCGGTGCGAACCTCAAAGCGGTCCTGCTGGCCCCATCGGGCCAACCGCTCCAGGCAATCAGCCGGCCTTTTCCCCTCTGGAAGCAACCGGACAGGTTGGCGGCAACTCTCGCGGAGCTGGCGGCGGCATTTCCACCGGCGGCGCTCTGGGCGGTAACAATGACCGGCGAGCTGTGCGATTGTTTTTCCAGCCGGCGGGAAGGCGTTTCCGCGATTTTAGATGCTGTGGAACAGGCAGCCGGTGCAGCCAGCGTGCGGGTCTGGACCACGGCCGGCCAGTTCGTGACCCCGGACAGGGCACGGCGGGAAGCGCTACGGACGGCTTCCGCCAACTGGCATGCCCTGGCCACGGCGGCGGCCCGCCGCTTCGCCCCCCACGGCTCTGCCTTGCTTTGCGACATCGGTTCGACCACCACCGACGTGATCCCCATCCTTCAGGGCCGCCCCTGCCCCAGCGGTTGGACGGATGAAGAACGCCTCCGCAGCGGGGAGCTGATCTACCGCGGCGTCCGCCGCACACCCCTGTGTGTCTTGATGCCGGAAAAAACCTGCGCGGAATGGTTCGCTACCACCCTGGACCTGTTCCTGATTGTGGGCGATCTGCCGCCGGATGCCAGCGATACAGACACGGCGGATGGCCGGCCCGCGACCCTCCCGTGCGCTTACGCCCGCCTGGCGCGCCTGTGGGGAACCGACAGCGAACGGATGCATCCGGACGCCTTGCTTCGCCTGGCCGCTCAGCTCCGCCAGCGTCTGGAAGAGGAAATCACCAGCGCCTGGACGCAGGTCTGCCAGCAGGACGGCGGAGCGCGCTGGCCGCAAACCATCCTCCTGTCCGGCAGCGGGGAATTCCTGGCGCGGCGGGTGCTGCCCCGCTTCCTCGCGCTGCACTCCCAGCAGCCGGTCCCCCGGATTCTCTCGCTCGCGGAACAGCTCGGTCCCCGGCTCTCGGCCGCAGCCCCGGCCTGGGCCGTAGCGGAATTGGCACGCCCCTCCGCCGCTTAAGCATGCGGTCTAACGGCTGCTTCCAGGATGCCCCGCCCGCGGTTGCCGCCCCCTCTGAGGTCTCCAGTGATTCCTTCTCTCCCCGCCCCGGCCTGCACCGCCGCCTACGATAATGGTGTCGGGAGTGCTGCCGCCAAAAACTTTCTGACTAATGGTCGATGAAGACCTGGGCAACTGAGGAGAAGGGCAGGATAACGAAAGCGGTCGGGGAGTTCGGAAAGGCGGGGAGCGTGGAGCGAACGCCGATCAGCGGGTCGGATGAGTGACAGGGGGATGGCATGCAGACGGTGATAATGAGTGACAGGGGGATGGCATGCAGGTGGTGGTGATTGGCGGGGGGCTGGCGGGGCTGGCCGCCACGGTGGCCCTCGCCCGGCGGGGAGTGGCGGTGACCTTGCTGGAAGCCCGCCCCCGCTTGGGAGGCCGGGCCGGCTCATTCCGCGATACTCCCACCGGCCAGTGGCTGGATGTCTGCCAGCATGTGGCGATGGGGTGCTGCACGCAGCTATTGCAGTTCTTCCGCACGGTGGGGTTGCAGCATTATCTGGTGGCGCAGCCTCGCTTGGTTTTCCTGACGCCTGAAGGCCGGCATAGTTACTTTCAAGCGGCCTGCTGGCCGGCGCCGTTCCACCTCAGCCGGGCCTTGCTCGCCGCCCACTACCTGACCCCCGGCGACAAAATCCGCATCCTGCGCGGACTGGCCGCCCTGCTACGCTGCGATCCGGACGAGGACGTGCCGCTGGAACCCTGGCTGCGCACCCACGGCCAGACGGATCGCACCTTGGCCCGCTTCTGGAACACCGTGCTGGTCAGCGCCTTGAACGAACCCTGCGCCACGGCGGGACGCAAATATGCCCGCAAGGTTTTTGTCGAAGGCTTCCTCCAGCAGCGCGACGGCTGGAGGGTCCACCTTCCGATCGTACCTCTGGAGCGCCTCTACGGTTCGGAGTTGCAGGCCTTTTTTGCCCGGCATGGGGTGAGGGTCCGCCTCCAGGCCGCCGTCCGCCGTCTGCTGCTCGATCCGCTTCAACCGCGGGTCGCTGCCGTCGAACTCCGGGATGCTTCCCGCCTGCAAGCTGACCACTACATCCTGGCCGTGCCGTTCTATCGCCTGCCGGACCTGCTGCCTCCGTCCCTCTTCGAGCAGTTTCCGGTCTTGGACCGCATCCGCCAATTGGAAACCGCCCCGATCACCAGCCTGCATCTCTGGTTCGACCGACCCGTATTACCCTGGCCCCATGCTGTTGTGGTCGGCGGTGTGTCCCAGTGGCTTTTTCGCCGTCCCTTCCCCGCTGGCGTGGAGCTGAACGGCACGGAGAACTTCTCCCCAGAAAACTCCTCGCCTTCCGCGGATGGCCATTCCGCCACGGTTCTGCCCTCTCCGCAGCAGCCTGCGGTTCCGCCTGCGGTTTCCGCTGAGAGCCATTACCTTCAGGTGGTCATCAGTGCCTCGACGGCTCATCTGGCGGGGGGACATGCGGACTTGCAGCAGCGCGTCGTACAGGAACTACGGCAACTGCTCCCGGCGGCCCGGACTGCCCGCCTCCTACACGCCCGCGTCATCACGGAGCATCAAGCCACCTTCCGCCCCGTGCCGGGTGTCGATCGCTGGCGCCCGCCCCAGGCTTCGCCGCTCTCCAACCTGGCCCTCGCCGGGGATTGGACCGCCACCGGCTGGCCCGCCACCATGGAAAGCGCCGTCCGCAGCGGCTATCTGGCCGCCCAGGTCGTCTTGCAGCGAGCGGGAGAACCGTCTTGACCTCCCCGCGACTCCTCATTTCCTCATTTTGACTCTCCCCGCCAGCCTGTCCAAATAAACCAACTTTTTGGGGAAGTCCTCTGGAATTTTCGTCTATATCGGTTATGGAGCGGACTTTTGTTCGCTCAGGTGGAAACGGTGGGTGGAGCTGCGGCCAAGCCGTTGCAGAGGGGTGACCCTGAAGGAAGGCGGAGGGGCGATCATGACGGAACCATCTTCAGCCGCTCAGCGTTTGGGTGATGCAGGTTCTCCGCTGGGAACCGTCCGCATTCTTCGAGAACCTACCATCTACGTTTTGGGTCGCCAGATGCTCAACACCGAGGAGTTGCGCCGCTTCCTGGCCGATCATGGCGTCACCTGGTCCAGTGACAGCGACATCCCCGCCGAGATACTCTGCGAAACCGCAGGCCGAGTTTGCTACATGAGCTTTGCCCGACCACGACCCGGCGGCAACAAAGCTTACCTCCACCACATCAAAGAATCCGGCCACGGCTCCGTCCTCGAACACGCTGTCTGGAACTTCCTCATCACCGGCGTCAGCCGCAGCCTCACCCACGAACTGGTCCGCCACAGAGCGGGCTTTGGCTTTTCCCAACTCTCCCAGCGCTACGTCGATGAAAGCGTGGCGGAATATGTGGAGCCGGACATCATTGCCCATGACCCGGAATTGCATGCCGTCTGGCTGGAGGCGATTCAAACCGTCCACCAGGCTTACGTCCAGCTCGTCGAGCTGCTCCAGCGCAAGCTGCCAGAAATGGAGGACAAGACCCTGCGGCGCAAGCTGGCTCGTCAAGCCGCCCGAAGCGTTCTGCCCAACGCCACTGAGACCAAGATATTCATCACGGCCAACGCCCGCGCCCTGCGGCACTTCCTCGAACAACGGGGCAGCCGCCACGCCGAGCCGGAAATCCGCAAACTCGCCAATCGCCTGCTGGACATACTCCAAAAGGAAGCCCCCAACCTGTTCGGGGACTACCAGCGCGTCGATCTGGGCGACGGCACCTTCGAGATCGTCACGGCGTACCGTAAGGTGTGAAAGGGCGAGGGGTCGGCATTCCCGATAGTCCGTGCCGGTCTAGCAACGTTTGGAGAGTTGGCTGTGGCGATACGCGTAGATCGGTCTGTTTCGGCAGGGTCGGTTCTGAGGAGCTTTGAGGCCGGGCGGAAGGGGAGCACAGGTTTGTGCCCTTGCGCCGGGGGATTACTGGACGGTGACTTCGTGTTCCGCCCGGACCGCGATTTCGGTGAGTTTGGCGGCAGTGACGCCGACGCGCTCGAAGCATTCGGCCACGATGCTGTTGGGGGTGGTGAAGAGAGTGATGAGAAGGTCCAGGGGGGTGATGCGCGAGCGCCCGCAGTCTTTGGCTCGCTGAAGGGCATCGCGGAGGATGCGGATGACATTGTCTGAGAGGAATTCGCGGTTGAGCAGAAGGGGGGGAGGGGGTTCGCCGTCCGTTTGGAGGAAGAGTTCGCGGAATTGTTCGAGCAGGTTGGGGATGTCGGCACCGAGGCGGTTGGCCCATTTATGCACGCCGCTATCGGGAGCGGCGAGTAGGCCCATGAAGAGGTGCGGCGTGCGCACGCTGTCCCAATTGGTGAGACGCGCTTGGGTCAACGATTCCCGGATGGCACGGGCCGCCGCATCAGTCAGTATGTCGGACCGCAACCGTCCGCCTGCAAGGAAAATATCGTCGTCCACGGCTCGTTCCATTGGCTAACCGGGGGGTGCGGGAAGCGGTATCTGCCCCACCCGCCCGAAGACCGAGGGATTCCTACTCCGGCTAGCCGTGATTATGGCACCATCCCGCCAACTCTTCAAGCGTTTTTGCACCGCTTTTTGACGATTTTTCCTTGCTCATCAGCTTTCTGA encodes the following:
- a CDS encoding hsp70 family protein, with the protein product MARYHVGIDLGTTNIAVAYVDSRERSPGGPKLHTFPIPQVVAPGEVAARPLLPSFLYLPAATEFPPGALDVPWEKGAAEVVGVFARDHGAKVPGRQVSSAKSWLCHAGVDRTAPLLPWGAPADVPRLSPLEASARYLRHLVHAWNSQPQRSPEERLEEQRVVITVPASFDDVARNLTAEAARHAGLQQVTLLEEPQAAFYAWLGTHAPAEAAQLRPGMRCLVVDVGGGTTDFTLIRVEEEHGEAAFVREAVGDHLLLGGDNMDLALARWVEKQWEPHLPGGRLDSARFGALVQACRLAKEALLADPPPPQYPVTVMGRGRTVVGGSLSLTLQPQQVRQFLFEGFFPHVPFQAEPQQGNDHLGLQEMGLPYVSDPGITRHLAAFLRRHLPPDTRPDAILFNGGVFQPASVRQRLLEVLQSWFATAGQPWQPLVLTSPSLDLAVAWGAAYFAWLKATGGRRIGGGIPRSYYIQIATEDLAPAAPSSSPKSPGGSARPDTDSTALNAEGSVPEWPASASASVSPPAQATPSEATPPASPNASPAEPDSIPVLCVVPRRMEEGTEIRIPQPVLELTLGQPVLFPLYSSTVRGEDQPGQLLRLPPSALLPLPPLHTLLRGGKRAGVKRVPVTLAARCTEIGTLELFCESREGNRWRLEFNLREVLQPPGKEAETEDVAGAARLVDVFPEEKIQAAQTLIAQVFASGSSSSASAEAAARPSPAPTPTAQELTRQLEEVLESPRSDWPTTVCRRLWDALEAHAAGRSKSPAHLARWYNLSGFVLRPGFGDPLDRYRVESLWKLIMSAASAGPTSNKAAVGEGGAEYWIMWRRVAGGLNTALQQQLFSRLRPILLPQKGKAFSRPAANEYIEMWRAAAALERLDPRTKEQLAEQLLRDLKKTPLPPYLFWSLTRLGARVLLYGPLNTVVHPESASRWVETLLGFTPPDEQQRHQWLFCLTHLARRSGIRALDLEETLRRRVLETLRQQQAPAAWLRMVEEVATQAREDSSRLFGDSLPIGLRLTRQS
- a CDS encoding hydantoinase/oxoprolinase family protein, which translates into the protein MAGVQAARPPLEESASRATAVLGWDIGGANLKAVLLAPSGQPLQAISRPFPLWKQPDRLAATLAELAAAFPPAALWAVTMTGELCDCFSSRREGVSAILDAVEQAAGAASVRVWTTAGQFVTPDRARREALRTASANWHALATAAARRFAPHGSALLCDIGSTTTDVIPILQGRPCPSGWTDEERLRSGELIYRGVRRTPLCVLMPEKTCAEWFATTLDLFLIVGDLPPDASDTDTADGRPATLPCAYARLARLWGTDSERMHPDALLRLAAQLRQRLEEEITSAWTQVCQQDGGARWPQTILLSGSGEFLARRVLPRFLALHSQQPVPRILSLAEQLGPRLSAAAPAWAVAELARPSAA
- the hpnE gene encoding hydroxysqualene dehydroxylase HpnE encodes the protein MQVVVIGGGLAGLAATVALARRGVAVTLLEARPRLGGRAGSFRDTPTGQWLDVCQHVAMGCCTQLLQFFRTVGLQHYLVAQPRLVFLTPEGRHSYFQAACWPAPFHLSRALLAAHYLTPGDKIRILRGLAALLRCDPDEDVPLEPWLRTHGQTDRTLARFWNTVLVSALNEPCATAGRKYARKVFVEGFLQQRDGWRVHLPIVPLERLYGSELQAFFARHGVRVRLQAAVRRLLLDPLQPRVAAVELRDASRLQADHYILAVPFYRLPDLLPPSLFEQFPVLDRIRQLETAPITSLHLWFDRPVLPWPHAVVVGGVSQWLFRRPFPAGVELNGTENFSPENSSPSADGHSATVLPSPQQPAVPPAVSAESHYLQVVISASTAHLAGGHADLQQRVVQELRQLLPAARTARLLHARVITEHQATFRPVPGVDRWRPPQASPLSNLALAGDWTATGWPATMESAVRSGYLAAQVVLQRAGEPS
- a CDS encoding Clp protease N-terminal domain-containing protein — its product is MDDDIFLAGGRLRSDILTDAAARAIRESLTQARLTNWDSVRTPHLFMGLLAAPDSGVHKWANRLGADIPNLLEQFRELFLQTDGEPPPPLLLNREFLSDNVIRILRDALQRAKDCGRSRITPLDLLITLFTTPNSIVAECFERVGVTAAKLTEIAVRAEHEVTVQ
- the thyX gene encoding FAD-dependent thymidylate synthase, with protein sequence MTEPSSAAQRLGDAGSPLGTVRILREPTIYVLGRQMLNTEELRRFLADHGVTWSSDSDIPAEILCETAGRVCYMSFARPRPGGNKAYLHHIKESGHGSVLEHAVWNFLITGVSRSLTHELVRHRAGFGFSQLSQRYVDESVAEYVEPDIIAHDPELHAVWLEAIQTVHQAYVQLVELLQRKLPEMEDKTLRRKLARQAARSVLPNATETKIFITANARALRHFLEQRGSRHAEPEIRKLANRLLDILQKEAPNLFGDYQRVDLGDGTFEIVTAYRKV
- a CDS encoding dihydrodipicolinate synthase family protein; translated protein: MRILPLAAGRAAAYNGGMSSPETLPGLDPLTLLQPRRQIHGISAVLLPFTESGDIDWPSLAAHCVRTAEAGLTPAVNMDTGYGHLLTPEERRAVLAAVRSALGRRPFVAGAWVTDTPGAPLQLDAYRRAVEEIQDHGAIPVIFQSYGLTSLPEDQLLEAYRQLAQVCDQYLAFELGPVFAPFGKIYSLEVFRELMGIPQCRGAKHSSLSRSLEWQRLQVRNQVRPDFRIYTGNDWGIDMVMYGSDYLLGLSTCAPDLFARRDRYWRDGDPAFYELNDRLQYLGWFVFRPPVPAYKHSAAMFLKIRGWIPCDATHPRSPTRPDSDRDVLRDIAQLLGC